CGGTGCTCGCCATCCTGCGGTTCGGCTCCGAGGAGGAGGCCGTCGAACTGGCCAACAACACCGAGTACGGGCTGGCGGCCTACATCCACACCCGCGATCTGCGCCGGGCGCATGTGTTGGCCTCCGCGCTGGACGCGGGCGGGGTGGCGGTCAACGGGTTTCCGATCGTGCCGAGCTCGGCTCCGTTCGGCGGCGTCAAGCAGAGCGGATTCGGCCGGGAAGGCGGGCTCTGGGGGCTGCGCGAGTTCCAGCGCACCAAGAACGTCTACATCGGCCTGCAGTAACAACATCTCCGAAAGGGTTCATCCGCAATGGGCAGGGTTCAGGACAAGGTCGTCTTCATCACCGGCGCCGGCATCGGCCAGGGCCGTTCGCACGCCGTGCAGCTGGCCAAGGAGGGCGCCGACATCATCGCCGTCGACGTCTGCCGCCAGGTCAGCGACAAGGTGCAGTACCCCTACGCCACCGAGGCGGATCTCGAGGAGACCCGCAAACTCGTCGAGAACGCCGGGCGCCGCTGCCTGACCTTCGTCGCCGATGTGCGCGACGGTGCAGCGCTCAAAGAGGCTGCCGCACAGGGTGTTCGCGAGTTCGGCCGGATCGATGCGGTGTTGGCCAACGCCGGGGTGTGCACCTTCCACAAGGACGGTTCGCTGACCATCACCGAGGATCTCTACGACCTGGTCGTCGACACCAACCTCAAGGGCGTCTGGAACACCATCCAGGCCACGGCGCCGCACCTCATCGACGCCGGCGGCGGTTCGATCGTCATCACCAGCTCGGTGGCCGGCATCCGCGGCCAGGTGCCGTACGCGCACTACGTCGCGTCCAAACACGGCGTCGTGGGGCTGATGCGGGCGTTCGCCAACGAGCTTGCGCCGTACCGCATCCGGGTCAACACCATTCATCCGACCGGGGTGGCGACCGCGATGGGCAGCGATCCCAGCGCCTACGCCTGCGCGGAACCCCAGCCGTTGTTCGTGCAGGGCGCGATGAACCGGCTGCCGGACCTCGACGCGCCCACCGACGCGCCCTACGCGCCGGTGGCGCTGCTGACCCCCGAGGAGATCTCGAAGACGGTGCTGTTCCTGCTCTCCGACGACGCCCGCTACATCACCGGCGTCCAACTGCCCGTCGACGCCGGCAACACCAACCTGCCCTGACCGCGCACGAGCCGAGGAAGACGCCATGACCACCTTCGATACCCGACCCACCGTCGATTTCGACCACCACTCCCCCGAGTACGCGCAGAACTCGCACGCCATCAACGCCGAGCTGCGGGCCAAATGCCCGGTCGCCCACACCGATGCGCACGGCGGGTTCTGGGTGATCACCCGTTACGACGACGTGGTGGCCGCCGCCAAGAACGACGAGGTGTTCGCATCCGGTTACACC
The window above is part of the Mycolicibacterium hassiacum DSM 44199 genome. Proteins encoded here:
- a CDS encoding mycofactocin-coupled SDR family oxidoreductase, with amino-acid sequence MGRVQDKVVFITGAGIGQGRSHAVQLAKEGADIIAVDVCRQVSDKVQYPYATEADLEETRKLVENAGRRCLTFVADVRDGAALKEAAAQGVREFGRIDAVLANAGVCTFHKDGSLTITEDLYDLVVDTNLKGVWNTIQATAPHLIDAGGGSIVITSSVAGIRGQVPYAHYVASKHGVVGLMRAFANELAPYRIRVNTIHPTGVATAMGSDPSAYACAEPQPLFVQGAMNRLPDLDAPTDAPYAPVALLTPEEISKTVLFLLSDDARYITGVQLPVDAGNTNLP